The sequence below is a genomic window from Methylotuvimicrobium sp. KM2.
ACCGGCAAGAGATATGCAATTAGTTTCGCGTATAACGATGTTTCACGCCTGCGGGAAAATAGTCGGGATCGGCAAAGGCATGTAAAGTCAGTTTGGGCCGCTGTCTTTCGGCTGGCGTGTAATGAGCAAATTCGCTGTTCAGGCGTAATAATTCCCGACGAATCGAGTCCGCGATCGCCGGCGCCATGGCTTCGGTCGCCTTGATGTCGGGTAATAATTCTACGGCAATATGCAAAACCTTATTTCCCTCACTGGTTTCCTGCGTTTCCAAAACGAATTTACCGGTGACCCAACGCATGATGTCGGGCTTTTCTAAACCGACCGAAACATTTTCAGGATAAATATTGGCGCCGTAATAGGATACGGTAAAGTCGGCACGGCCGAACACAAAAACGAATGGCAATTTTCGCGGCTGAAAATTCTCCGGCAGCCCCAGACCGCTTGAAGAACTCATGCCTTGCGATTCGAGGAATGCCCACATCGTATCGTATGGGATTAATCCGCCTTTATCGGCGATGTGATAGCGAACTAGAGGAACGCTGTTTTCACCGGATACGACTAAAGTCCCTTCATGCATTTCGAAAAAACGGCTGATTGGATCATACTGCACCAGCGTCGGTAAGCGCGATTCGCCGAATAATTGACGCGCGGCAGTAGGATGTTTGGCCAACCAACGGCGAATCGCTATGCTCAACGGCGTTTCGTTACCCAGTACGCCTCCATCCGCAGTACCGTACAAGGAAGCCGAATCGAAACACGGCGCGTTCGAGCCGGTGCGCTTGCCGATCAATTCACGCCATTCCTCGCTGAATACTTCACCGGCAAATACCAATTTAGGTCGGTAGGCGTGCCAGTTTATGCCTTCGGCACTACCGGCATCGATTACGTCTTTGACGAATGGCGGATAACCCAACAGAACCGTTTGCTCGAAATGCGGCGCTAGCTCTCGGACTACTCGAAAAATCTCAGCTTTATTATTGCCCGGTGTCGCCACCATCAAAGGATAACCTTTTTGGGCTAGGTGCCAGCAACAGGAGGTCGTAAACAAACCGCCGACCCAATTGCCCAGGGCAAAACAAACGATTGCCAGGGTACGTTTTTCGTGCGCGCGGAAACTGTCGCGAAAAACTTGCTCGAAGCGTAGTGCCACATCCAGTTCGTAAGCGGCGGAGCGAGGCCAGAAAGTCGGCCGACCGGTAGATCCGGAAGATACCGCCACACGATCAGATCCCGTCAGGGTTCCTCCCAAGCAGCGATCCGGTAAAGGGTACGACTGCATATAATCGCTTTTGCCCATCAGCGGCAAATGGCTGAATTGTTGATAAGTCGTTATGTCGCCCGGATTGATTTGCCGCGAGTCGAGAAAATGACGATAAGCGGGGACTTCAGCCGCACAGCGTTGAAACAATTTCAGTACGCGCTCTTGTGCGTCGATATCCTTATGATCCGTCAGCAATTCATCTAAAGGAGTATTGAAAAAGCGATTAAATAGGGAGTCGTTAGCGGGCTTTAACGGGTTGGACATGGCGATTTCCTAACATTTTTGTTTAAGAAGATTCATTGTCATGCTTCTCGCTCTTTGCGACGAACAATTAAATAGCTATACTCATATATGGACTCCTCGTTTATTGCAAGCCAAGTTTTCAAAAAATGATGTCAAAACAGAGATCAAGATTGCAGCCATATATCCGGTCTCTCAACAGAGGCTTTATTGCCTCAGGACTCCTGATGAATCTATCCGCGCGCCTATTCCTCAACCATCGTAACGGTTTCTTAAGAACCTATGAGTATATCGGGTTGTAAAAGCACCGGTCTGACCTGTTGTTGTCATCAATGATTGTCTACTTGCCTCCGCAATCTTGTGTACTCGGTTAAATCAATCGCACTCATCAGGGTTATCCACGCTTTGTCCACGGGCGGAGAGCTCTCTTCTCTAGCTCGGAGCCGGTGGGCAAAGGGTGGATAACCCGGCCCGAAGCCCGCGTTAGGCAGGCGCCCCTTGATAAGCTTCATTTTTCGTGGTCATTGCCCACAAGATGCGGGCGTTTTTGTTGGCCAGGGCAACCGCGGCCTTGTTAAAGCCGCGTCGCTCGACCAGCGACTGCAGCCACTGGCTGAGTTGATCTGTTTTGCCAGCACAGTTTTTGACCACCGCGCGTGCACCATGAATTAAGTTGGTTCGGATATAACGATTACCCCGTTTACTGATCCCCAGATAGCGGGGTTTATCGCCGCTGCTATGCTGCCCGGGAACCAGGCCCAGACTCGCTGCATAATCTCGGCTACTGGCATAGCCTTTGCCGTCCCCGATATCAGATGCCACAATCGTGGCGGTGATCGGACCCACCCCGGGAACATCCAGCATACGTCGGCTTAATGCATCGGCTTGACTGAGCCTGCCAAGCCGTTTGTCTTGCTCCTTAATCGCCTTATCCAATTCTCTTAACCGTTCGGCTTGCTCCGCAATCAGCTCTCGACACAGCGCTGTTAGTCCGTTCTCGGCATCTTCTAAAATATCAGGCAATTGTTTTCTGACTTGATCGACCCCTTTGTGAATGGCAATGCCGCGCTCCAGCAAGGCTCCACGAATCTGATTCACTACAGCAGTTCGTCGTTTGACCAGATCCTGGCGTAGATTATGAAGCAGTTGCATATCTTGCTGTACTTCGGTTTTGATCGACACCACCCGCTTATTGGGCCGGCCGACCGCATCAAAAATCGCTTGGGCATCGTTAAAATCATTCTTGTTGCCGACCACGAAGCTCTTGACAAACTTCGCGTTCAATAACATCACTTCATGGCCCAGTTTAGTTAATTCTCTAGCCCAATAATGGCTACTGCCGCACGCCTCGATACCAATCGTGCTGACCGGATAATTGGCGAAGAAGGTCAAGACTTGCGCCCGTTTGAGTTTTTTCTTGATGACTTTATTATCCGCATTCAACGTATACAGATGAAAAATGTTCTTTGCGATATCTAAACCAATTACGCTAGTATTCATCTCGGACTCCTCTTGTTTTGTTTTTTACTAAGGTGCTATTTGACACCAACAGAGTGAGAGGAGTCCATATCATCATCGCAGATGAAAATTCGGCCTCGGGGTGCCCGTCAAAGAACGCCGTGAATACGTCCATGTAGGCTCTATGCCAGCTCCATGCTGGCAAAGCCTTTACCGAGCACCCCGAGGCCTCCTCCGGCACTGCCGAAATTTGAAGTGCAAAAGGTATAATAATAGTCGACAAAATAATTGTTTTTTCGAACCCATGAGTACTTGTTACTGCACACCAGCAGAGCTTCTCTTAAAGGGTTTCCGGATGAAGAAGATACCAGTCTAACTAGGCTATGTGCACTGTTTACAGACGCTGATTCCATTAGGGATGTTATTGCATTTCCAAAGAATAACTCGGGCCACGACACCATGACAGATACACATTCCGCGTAATTATTCACACCCCTATCGTTCCCGCGCTCCGGCGTGGGAATGAAGACCGAGACGCTCTGACGTCCCGTACCGCTGGAGCGGTACTCAGGTAATCCCACGCAGAGCGCTCGCCGTTATACACAAGTATCGGTAAACTTACTAAACAGAGGTCATCGTATACCTGGAAACGGTGCTGTTTAATAAATCTGTGAATATTGAACATCAGTGGCTTTCCCTCACCTAGCGTTAGGTGAGGGACGACGAAGGCGTCGCTCCCACAAGGGGTCGGATGCTCTGTGGGAGCGATCCCCAGATCGCGATTTCGAAGTCGGGAACGTTGGGCGACAAAAAAATAGTATCGAGGACTCAATAGCTAAGATTGCAAAACGGTAATTTTTGACTTATGTATAACGATGAGTGCAGAGCGTGGGAACGATAATTGCCGGGGGACTGAATAGTTACCATTCCGCAATTAAAGTCGAACAACTTGACGAACTCGGTATTTCATTGCGTCCAACACGCTAACGGGAATTTTTAGCTATGTTGAATGTCATGTTTATTGTTGAGGAAAAATTATATTGATGAAATCTTCCATGATGTCTTTGCTTGGATATTTAAGTATTATGGCTTATTCGTGTGTTTCTTTCCTCTTTAGTATTTATAACCTATCGGAGATCAAAATTCGGCGCCGGGGTGCCCGTCAAAGGACGCCGTAAACCCAGCACATAAATTCCATAGCCTATTGGGCATGATTGATTACATAGATAATTTAGGTGCTGGGTAAATACATCCATGTAGGCTCTATGCCAGCTCCATGCTGGCAAAGCCTTTGCCGAGCACCCCGGTGCCTCCTTAGGCACTGCCGAATTTTGAAGTACGAAAGGTATATTCATAGTTATTCCTCAGTAATGCGAAAATATCGATCTATCTCCCGCGCTATTTTTTTATCGAGTCTACTTATATTTGAGATTAGTTGCAGTGGCTTCTGGAAACAACTGCCATTCGATAGACTTGCAGATGATGCCAGAGGCATGTCAAATGGCGACTTGGCCGGCCCCGGCCAGCAGCGGGTGCATGCCGCGCGCTTAGAAGTTCCGATTCAAGACGAAAGCTTGGAGGTCGTGCTTTATAAACCTAAGAGTCCTCCTCAGACACCGGCCCCCGCTATTGTCTTCTTGCCGGGCCGCATGGCCACGGACGACCAGTATGAAAGCTACGCCCGTGCGCTGGCCTCCCGTGGGTTTGTCGTGGCCGTGCGGAGTTGGTATTCGCTTTTCAGAAGCGACCTCGAACTGGCCCATGATGCGAAAATCATAGCCGATTGGCTAATCAAGGATCAGGGGGTCGATTCGAGAAAAATCGGCATCGCTGGTCATTCGATGGGTGGTAAGAATGCGATAATGGCCGCTGCAAAGTATGGTGGATTTGCCAGCGTAGTGGCCATCGATCCCGACGACAACGGTAACGTTTCGGTGGTACATGGTCTGCTTGCCAGCTTGAAGGCCCCCTTGCTGTTGATCGGTGCAGAAGTCGGATGGCGGGCTTCCAGCGTCTGCGCTCCGCTGGCGACTAATTATCTGCGTTTCTTCGAGCAGGCGCCGGCTGGAACCATTGAACTGGAACTAAAAGCTGCTGACCATGTGCAGATGCTGGATCAGCCGGACAGATTCGGCTATGGCATATGCCGAAGCGGCACGGCGGATTCGCGCCAAGTGCGCATCACGGCAAGGCGCGCTACCGTTGGTTTTTTCGTCCAGCACCTCCAGGGCGGGCCGGTTTTGCCAAAGGCGACTTCCGTGCACGCCAGGTTTCGCGTAGCAAAGGCTTAACCCGTCACGGAAAAATTAAAGGCCCGTAACAAGGCATAAAGCTCGGTCGGCCTGAGGCGAGACGATTGGAAAATCAGGTATAAAGGCTCCCTTTTCGTTATCCCGAACTTTTCCCAGAATACCGTTTTGCCGTGCTGATGCATCAGTTTAGCCGCTAAGCGGTAAAGCCTGCGAGACAGAAACTCAACGATGGCGCCGTAACCCTCAATACGCCCCAGTGCCTTCAGCGGCCCGACCCCCAGGCAGACCGAATCGACACCTTCTTCCCGAAGTGCCCGCAGGGCTGTAACTATCATAAGTTCGTTGGTGTGCAATGGGGCATTGGGAGCAGAAAACACGATATTGATCAGGTATTGACTCTCCAAACCGCCTGCCCGTAGCATTGAAAGAAAGCCCACTACCTTGCCGGCCCGTTCGCAAAGGAACCAGCGGCGGCCCACCTTATCATCGAAAAGCCTGGGTCGGCCCAAATACATTTGCGGCCCATGCCGGGCATCCAACCAAGCGTCGCAAGCTGCCTGTGCTTGGGCTTTCATCTGGGCGTCTATCTCCCCCTGATACTCGCGCACCGTTACCCCTGTCCGCCTCGTATGATTGAGGTGCTGGCGCAGGTGGCGGCCCTGCGGGCCTGCTTCAGGATCGTTCTGCGGATCGGCCATAAGCAGACTGGCAAATTCCATCGATGCATATCCTCGATCGCGGGTATAGACTTGTAAATCGGCCGTTACCGCGACAAACAAAATAGACCAGCCCTTGCCTGCGCAATAGCTGGCAAAGGCGTCGGTCAAGCGAGGTTTATCTTCGGTCGCGCAGATTGGATCACCAAACACAACGGCACACCTTCGCACAAGCAGAAAGCTGATCAGCCCGTCAATACCGGGAGTATGGAAAGTGCTGCGTAAGGGATCTAGGGCAGCGTGCGACACCGGGCCGCCGTACTGCCGGACTAAGTCTACGGTGGTTAAAAGTGGCTTAGTCATAGGTTGATATTAAATCTTGATAGCGACATAGAAGGAAGTGAGGTGGCATAAACCGCTTGCCGCGTACACACTGGACGGCATTGATCCGAGGCGACCGCGACTGGGGAACCGAAGCCAAAATGCATGAAGCAGAACTGAAAGGCTTAGCGAATTTGTTCAAACTGCGCCTGACCAAAGGTACGCGGTCTCTCGAAGAGACCGGCTTGGAGTGGCGTTTGCCCAAGGATAGGCTCGAAAATGCCCTTAAATTTCCTATATTTTTGGCCTTCACTTATTCATTGCCCTGTACCTGTTGGCCCTTGTGCGCGTTGATCAGCATGTGGCATTCCAAGCAGGATCGCTCGAGCCTAAGCGCAGCCTCCTTAGTCAGTTCTGCATCGCTTTGTGCAGCTGCTCGTTTCAGGTCGTGTATGGCTTCATTAAAGGACTTGCCATGCTTCTCGTAGACGTCTGTAGACAGATAGCCATCAATCGCGGTGGCGTACCTTTCCATGTCCACGGCTGCGGCATTGACACGGTTGAGTCTACCCCGAACGATCGCATCGAGCACATCTTGCATCGAGTCTGACTTTCGACGCATCAATTGGTTCTTTAAGTTGCGGTGAGACGGATTCCTATCATATTCGCCGGCATAGCGCCAAAACTCGACAAAAAGCCAAATGCTTAGAGCGACAAACAAAGCGCCACTTAAGAGCACAACCCTCCACTGCGAACGATTTCTTTGGCTCATGCTTTTCTCCTAGCAGAAAACGAAGTAAATGCTCCCGTGTTTTGGCGATGGCAAACGGTTCGAACCACTAGTTTTAAGAAGTTCCTGAGCTTGTTGAGTGGATAATCCATCTCTGTCGACCAGCAAGTCTTCCAATACCTGCTGGATATACAAGGAATGCCAGTCTCATGGTTCTTGAAATTCGGCTTTTTTGTCATGATTTCTTGAAGTTCAATGATAAAAATTGGTTCTTATTCCCATTCCAGCTCAAGGACTGTAACAAAAGTACCTTACTATTGACTGACTCAAAGCAAGATTTCAATGCGGTTCTAAGCCAGGGCTAATTACTCCCTTTTGATTGAAAAATCGTCTTAGAATAAAAGGCATGGGATGTGTCTATCGAGGACCGCCGTTCACCCAGCACCTAAATTATCTCAGATAGTTGACCATAGCCAATGGACTATGGAATTTAGGTGCTGGGTAAACCCATCCATGGGGGCTTGACGGCAGCGTTCCCTGCTGCCGACATCCTCGCTAGCCACACCCCATACCTTCATAAAGTTAACTAATTTTTGAGTATAAAGGGAGTAGGTCGAACGTGACGTTTTTAGACGGCGATTTATATTGAAAACAGCCTTTTTGCGAATACCTCAAGCAACAGGGTCGGCATGTCATTCTGGCATGTAAACCGGAATCCCATAAACCTAGAAAAAGCATTTCACCATGAAGATCATGAAGAATAAGAAGTTAACTCAATAACTTGTCATTCGTTTATGAACAACTTTCGCTCACCCGAAAGGTTAGCTGCAATGTTTAGGTAATCTATTGAAATACTTCATGAACTTCATGTGCTTCATGGTTGAACTGCCGAATTTAGGATAAAACCTTCCACGAGTGGGTAGAGGATTTTCAGCGGCTTGCCCTCAATCAGCACAGCATCGACCAGGTACAGGTTGTGGTGCAATTGGCTCTTTCCGAATGACCGGGTCTGACCTTGGTATTCGACGATCAACCTCTTTTGCAAGGCGCCGAGCACCGGGCGGGTGCGGTCGATGCGCTCCAGCGACTGCCAGCACGAAACTTAACCCAACTCAAAGCTGGTGACGCCATAGACCTTGTCAATCGGCACCGGCGGCTCTAATCCGATATACATCCGGGCGGTTTCAAAAACCGGTTGCATGGCATAACGATTAACCAAGTTCATTGCGCTCGGGTTTATTGCCGGAATATCGAGAAAAAACGGACTGCCTTTTGGCAATCTGGTTTGCAGCGCCTGCAATAAGGCTTCGGCTTGCAATTCTGTTTGCGCAAACAAAGGGCCGATTTTATAGCCTGTTCGACATTTTCTTGCCATGCCGTAACCGGCAATTTGGCCGTATTCCAGATAGGCCAACGCATGGCTATCGGGTTGATTGAGCCAGGATAATAAAAAGGCGGAACGATCAACGGTAAAAACCGATTGGTCATAATCCATGAGGGCTTGCCAGTCACAAGCCATCACATCGACAATCGCAGGGGCAATTGATTGCGAAGCGCCCGAAAACCCTTGATAGCGAATATTCTGGTACGCCAGCTTGAAGCCAAACTTTTGATAATTGCCCTGTTGGCTGACCACACCGTCCAAGCCGATGGTGCGCCCCTGTATACGATCTATCGCCGCTTGCCATATCCGAATGCCGTAGCCCTGCCCCCGGTATGCCGGCTTGACGATGTAAAAGCCGAGAAAACCAAACGTCTCGCCGTATTTCACCGCTGAAATGCAGGCAATCGGTTCATCGTCCAACAAACCGATTAAAAACCCGTCCGGATCAGCGGAAAAAAAACAATCATGGTCATAAAGCCCCGGATTCCAACCCTCGCTAGCGGCCCAGTCGATCGCAATCGTCACTTCATGACAGGCCATCGGACGGATTTGATATCTGGAATCAGTCATAAATACTCTCAACATTTACGGAAACAATGCGCTCATCAGTAAAGCGGCAATAAAAGTCTTTAAAAACTGCATACTCCACCTCCCGTGAATAGTCTATTGTTGTTGATTCGCGACCATTTGCGTAAGTGGATCAGGTCTGCCTCCCTTTCTTTCCGATAAAGACCTCGTTCGTGCAAAAACTTTTCCTGAGGATTTATCATAAATCAAAAACCTAACGGCTTTTTTTGTAGCGGGTAACGGCCATAATTTGATTTTCAGCATTGGCAATCCATAGCTTCCATAGCCGACGTTAACGCCAAGCTCACCGGCGGTAATGGAACGCCTTGTGAGCTCCAGAACAAACATCGCCTTCAGTATAAATCCTGCTGAAACCCCACAAACACTTCCCGAATGTGCTTCACCTCGCCCAGTTCGTTAACGGCATCGTGGAGGCTGTGGTATTTCAGTTCGATCAACTGCGGCAGTTTTTCCAGGTCCAATTCACCGACACCGCGTTCAACGTAGTGGCCGAGCACAAACTGAAGGAATTCCTGTTGCGGGTAATCCTTGTAATGGCTAAAAATAGTCGCACGATGCGATTCGACACGCTCGGCGCGGCTGAGCGGCGGCTGATTAAACGCAATATAGGCAAGCACATCATAGAGATCGCTTTTCTCGGCATGGATCATGTTGCCGATTTCCCGCAACTGCTCCATGCCGTAACCACGTTCTTGCAGCCCTTCAAGCAGTTTCTTCCTGGTTTGTGGCTGGCCCCAAAGGCGGCGCAGTTCATCTTCGTTCTTGAATAATTCCGGCAGTTGGCCAAACAAGCGCTCGACAAATTGCGCGGCTGACAGGGGTTTTCCGTCCGGCCCCCAGAAGCTGGTGGAACTCATGTGTTGAATCAATCGCTCTTTGCCATCGGCCAGCTTGATCTTCACTTTAACTGTCTTCTTACAGACACAAGGGGATTCACCGCAATCCGGGCAAAGTTCCGGCTCCGGCTGATCGCACTCACACGGGGTCCGGCCGCATATTTTGCAGGGCTCGGGCGTTGTCACCGCGCAGGTACAGGGGATATTGCCGCAGCGTTTGCAGACTTCCGGCTCCAACGGCTCGCCGTCCCATTCCGGGTCGTTGAAGTGCTCATAGGCCTTTACAAAATCGTAAATGGTGAAATAGTCCTTACCGTCAAACAGGCGCGTGCCGCGACCGATAATCTGCTTGAACTCGATCATCGAGTTCACCGGGCGCAACAGCACAATATTACGGATATTACGCGCATCCACTCCGGTGGAGAGCTTCTGCGATGTCGTCAGAATGGTGGGGACGGTTTTTTCATTATCCTGAAACAGGCGCAGAAAACGCTCGCCCTCGGCGCCGTCATTGGCGGTTACCCGCACGCAGTAATTCGGATCGCTACCGGTTTTATACTGGTTAATCAAATCCCGCACGGCCAGGGCATGTTCCTGGGTGGCGCAAAACACCAGCGTCTTCTGGTTCGGGTCAATCATGTCCATAAACAGTTTCACCCGGTAGGCTTCGCGCTCTTTAATCTCGATCACCCGATTAAAGTCATCTTCGGTATAACGCCGGCTTTCTTCTATTTCGCCTTCAATGACGGTGTCATCCGGCGTGTACACATAATCATCCAGCGTGGTGGCAATCTGCTGCACCCGAAACGGGGTAAGGAAACCGTCGTTAATGCCCTGTTTCAATGAATAGACATACACCGGCTCGCCAAAATAGGCATAGGTATCGGCATTGTGTTTGCGTTTGGGCGTGGCGGTTAAACCCAACTGCACGGCAGGCGAGAAATATTCCAGAATGCCGCGCCAGTTGCTCTCGTCATTGGCACCGCCCCGGTGACATTCATCGATAATAATCAAATCAAAGAAGTCCGGCGGATACTCGCCAAAACTGGGCAGCGAATTGCCTTCTTCATCCCGGCCCGACATAAAGGTCTGGAAAATGGTAAAAAAGAGGCTGCCGTTTTTCGGCACCTGGCCTTTCTTGCGGATGGTTTCCGGATCAATGCGGACCAGTGCATCTTCCGGAAACGCGGAAAAGCTGTTGTAGGCCTGATCGGCCAGAATGTTGCGATCCGCCAGAAACAGAATACGCGGCCGTCGATTGGGTTCTCTGCTCAAATTCCAGCGGCTGTGGAACAGTTTCCAGGCCAGTTGAAAGGCAATCGCGGTTTTACCGGTGCCGGTGGCCAGCGTCAATAATATGCGTTGCTCGCCCTCGGCAATGGCTTCCAGGGCGTTATTGATGGCATTGTGCTGGTAATAACGCGGCTGCCAGAAACCGCCCTTGTCTTCAAACGGCACTTCGCCGAAACGCTCACGCCAGGGGTTCGGTTTGGCGAAGGTCAGCGCCCATAGCTCATCGGGCGTGGGGTAGCGATCGACATAGCCTTCCTTGCCTGTGTGCATGTCGATCTGATAAATGCCGACGCCATTGGTGGAATAGGTAAAACGGGTTTGCAGACGCTCGGCGTAGCGTTTGGCCTGTGCCACGCCCTCGGTATCGGCCAGGCTTTGCTTTTTCGCCTCGATAACGCCCAGCTTCTGGCCTTTGTAGAACAGCACATAATCGGCAATGTCCTGCTTACCGCGCTTGCCCGCACCTTGCAAGCGCCCCAGGGTAATCACCTCACGCCGCACCCGGCTGCCGTCCACCACGCCCCAGCCTGCGGCTTTTAACGCGGGGTCGATCAATTCGGAACGCGTCTCTGCTTCATTAAGGCCAACTTTGTTCATCAGGTGTTTTCCTATCCTTTTCTTGTTTGCCCACAGCAACTCACTGTCATTAAGTTAAGCCCTTGCCCCGTCATTCCGCCAGGGATTGGCGGAATCCAGTGCCACGGAGGGCAGGATTTTGAAGCCTCTTCAACACATAGGAGAAAATCGTAGCCAAGCCCCTCTCTCTTCTCTTCATACTCCCTTTGGATTGAATAACCGTCTAAGAATAAAAGGTATGGGATGTGTCTATCGAGGACCGCCGTGAACCCATCCCTGGGGGCTTGACGGCAGCAATCAAACGCCAAGGATGGCGTGAATGCAGATTTTGCAGGAGCAAAAATCTGCCCTGCTGCCGACATCCTCGCTAGCCACACCCCATACCTTCTTCATAAAGTTGGATTCTTTGTCTAATTTTTCGATATGCAAAACTCCGTTCTGGCAATGCCGGTTCCGGAGAGGGTGCGCTTGCTCGATCGACAGGCGTCGGCGGCAGGGAGCCGCCGTCGAGCCTACATGGACGTATTCACGGCGTCCTGTCGGGCGAGTGACCGCACCCTCCCCACCAAAGGACTTTCATGTGCTGGGGCGATGGCCAGACCTTCATGAACGTTACTTTGAAAGTATTCGCGCTTTCACACTTGACCACGGAGAACCTATATCTTGGTCGATTTCGAACGTTTTCAATCGCCGGTCTAGCTCCTCCTTCTGGGACTCAGTGAGTTCAATTTTCGCATCTTCCGCGATTACGCTGTCCCACAAAGCTTCGGCTAGAATAATTCGCTCAGATATTGTAAGTGACTGTATTTCCAAAGTATTTACCTCAGACAGAAAATATATTGCATGATTTTATCACAAGTCAGCGCTGAGACTGCTAGGCAATGAGGACATAACGTTTGGGTTAACCGGCACTGGACTCACCCCGCTTTGGCCTATCCGGCGCGAGGGTGATCGGGATCGGGATCGGGATCGGGATCGGCAATTTTAATCAAACCGGCATCAAGTGTTTTTTTGATGACAAGCGAAGCTTCACAAGCATTTACTAGCAGTGTCATTTGCGGCAGTTGTTGCAACAGCTGCGGAACTCAGCAATGAGCCGGCCAGGTGCAGCGACTTGATCGGCATTTCTATGTAATCTCATAAATAACCGGACGATATTTTGGAGGAGGAATGTGCTTTCCGTTTGCTTTTGCAGCGGCTAACCAACTCTCTTTGGCTACCAACACTTCTGCCAAGGCTTGAGCCGGTGTTTCAGCAAAAGCTGAGCACGCCTTAAGATCCGGAATATCAGCGATATATCCCTCGTCATCTTCGCTATAAAAGATATTGATATGATAGTCTTTCATCATTCTTCTCCAATTTGGAGGTTGTGTGCTTCAATCAATTGCAGCATCTGTTTAATTTGGTAAGGTTTTGCTTTCCCTTTGACATTTTGAAGATTCAGTAATTCCGGTATGTCCGCATGTATGAAAATGTGATGGCTCCCGTTGACTCTGTCTAGTTGAAAACCGAATGCCTCAGCAAGCGCCACTGCTTCCGAAAAACGCACATTTTTTGTTCCTAATAATATCTTTTGGAGGAGCTTCTGCTTTTTCATCATTTTCCCTGACTATTCTTTGATTTGCCCCTGATATGACTTGACCGGGACTTTTTGCCCTGGAACAATTCCCATAGATTCGCAAATTTCTCTAGGAATTACAATCTGATACTTCGGAGAAACAGCTACAAAAATCATGCCACCGCCTCATCTATGGTAACTATTCAGTCCCCCGGAAATTATCGTTCCCACGCTCTGCATGGGAACGCCTGGGTACCGCTCCAGCGGTACGAGACGCTAGAGCGTCTCGGTCTTCATTCCCACGCCGGAGCGTGGGAACGATAGGGGGTGTGAATAATTACCATCTATGAGTATGTCAGGTTTTGCGGTGAGTTCGCCGGAGAAGGCTTTTTGGAGTAGGGATTGTTTGAGTTCGTTTAGTGAGTTGAGTTTTTGTTGATAAATAGACTCGAGACGCCTAG
It includes:
- a CDS encoding IS110 family transposase, which gives rise to MNTSVIGLDIAKNIFHLYTLNADNKVIKKKLKRAQVLTFFANYPVSTIGIEACGSSHYWARELTKLGHEVMLLNAKFVKSFVVGNKNDFNDAQAIFDAVGRPNKRVVSIKTEVQQDMQLLHNLRQDLVKRRTAVVNQIRGALLERGIAIHKGVDQVRKQLPDILEDAENGLTALCRELIAEQAERLRELDKAIKEQDKRLGRLSQADALSRRMLDVPGVGPITATIVASDIGDGKGYASSRDYAASLGLVPGQHSSGDKPRYLGISKRGNRYIRTNLIHGARAVVKNCAGKTDQLSQWLQSLVERRGFNKAAVALANKNARILWAMTTKNEAYQGAPA
- a CDS encoding GNAT family N-acetyltransferase → MTDSRYQIRPMACHEVTIAIDWAASEGWNPGLYDHDCFFSADPDGFLIGLLDDEPIACISAVKYGETFGFLGFYIVKPAYRGQGYGIRIWQAAIDRIQGRTIGLDGVVSQQGNYQKFGFKLAYQNIRYQGFSGASQSIAPAIVDVMACDWQALMDYDQSVFTVDRSAFLLSWLNQPDSHALAYLEYGQIAGYGMARKCRTGYKIGPLFAQTELQAEALLQALQTRLPKGSPFFLDIPAINPSAMNLVNRYAMQPVFETARMYIGLEPPVPIDKVYGVTSFELG
- a CDS encoding DUF2156 domain-containing protein — protein: MTKPLLTTVDLVRQYGGPVSHAALDPLRSTFHTPGIDGLISFLLVRRCAVVFGDPICATEDKPRLTDAFASYCAGKGWSILFVAVTADLQVYTRDRGYASMEFASLLMADPQNDPEAGPQGRHLRQHLNHTRRTGVTVREYQGEIDAQMKAQAQAACDAWLDARHGPQMYLGRPRLFDDKVGRRWFLCERAGKVVGFLSMLRAGGLESQYLINIVFSAPNAPLHTNELMIVTALRALREEGVDSVCLGVGPLKALGRIEGYGAIVEFLSRRLYRLAAKLMHQHGKTVFWEKFGITKREPLYLIFQSSRLRPTELYALLRAFNFSVTG
- a CDS encoding phenylacetate--CoA ligase family protein, whose protein sequence is MSNPLKPANDSLFNRFFNTPLDELLTDHKDIDAQERVLKLFQRCAAEVPAYRHFLDSRQINPGDITTYQQFSHLPLMGKSDYMQSYPLPDRCLGGTLTGSDRVAVSSGSTGRPTFWPRSAAYELDVALRFEQVFRDSFRAHEKRTLAIVCFALGNWVGGLFTTSCCWHLAQKGYPLMVATPGNNKAEIFRVVRELAPHFEQTVLLGYPPFVKDVIDAGSAEGINWHAYRPKLVFAGEVFSEEWRELIGKRTGSNAPCFDSASLYGTADGGVLGNETPLSIAIRRWLAKHPTAARQLFGESRLPTLVQYDPISRFFEMHEGTLVVSGENSVPLVRYHIADKGGLIPYDTMWAFLESQGMSSSSGLGLPENFQPRKLPFVFVFGRADFTVSYYGANIYPENVSVGLEKPDIMRWVTGKFVLETQETSEGNKVLHIAVELLPDIKATEAMAPAIADSIRRELLRLNSEFAHYTPAERQRPKLTLHAFADPDYFPAGVKHRYTRN
- a CDS encoding DEAD/DEAH box helicase family protein encodes the protein MNKVGLNEAETRSELIDPALKAAGWGVVDGSRVRREVITLGRLQGAGKRGKQDIADYVLFYKGQKLGVIEAKKQSLADTEGVAQAKRYAERLQTRFTYSTNGVGIYQIDMHTGKEGYVDRYPTPDELWALTFAKPNPWRERFGEVPFEDKGGFWQPRYYQHNAINNALEAIAEGEQRILLTLATGTGKTAIAFQLAWKLFHSRWNLSREPNRRPRILFLADRNILADQAYNSFSAFPEDALVRIDPETIRKKGQVPKNGSLFFTIFQTFMSGRDEEGNSLPSFGEYPPDFFDLIIIDECHRGGANDESNWRGILEYFSPAVQLGLTATPKRKHNADTYAYFGEPVYVYSLKQGINDGFLTPFRVQQIATTLDDYVYTPDDTVIEGEIEESRRYTEDDFNRVIEIKEREAYRVKLFMDMIDPNQKTLVFCATQEHALAVRDLINQYKTGSDPNYCVRVTANDGAEGERFLRLFQDNEKTVPTILTTSQKLSTGVDARNIRNIVLLRPVNSMIEFKQIIGRGTRLFDGKDYFTIYDFVKAYEHFNDPEWDGEPLEPEVCKRCGNIPCTCAVTTPEPCKICGRTPCECDQPEPELCPDCGESPCVCKKTVKVKIKLADGKERLIQHMSSTSFWGPDGKPLSAAQFVERLFGQLPELFKNEDELRRLWGQPQTRKKLLEGLQERGYGMEQLREIGNMIHAEKSDLYDVLAYIAFNQPPLSRAERVESHRATIFSHYKDYPQQEFLQFVLGHYVERGVGELDLEKLPQLIELKYHSLHDAVNELGEVKHIREVFVGFQQDLY